The following nucleotide sequence is from Streptomyces leeuwenhoekii.
CGGCGACCGGCTCCTCGCCCACTACGAGGCCAACCCGGACTTCATCCAGCCCGAGTCCGCGCGCAACGAGGTCGTCAACTTCGTCCGCCAGGGCCTTCAGGACCTCTCCATCTCCCGCTCGACCTTCGACTGGGGCATCCCGATCCCCTGGGACGAGAAGCACGTCATCTACGTGTGGGTCGACGCGCTGCTGAACTACGCCACCGCGGTCGGGTACAACGAGAACCAGGAGAAGTTCGAGGCCACCTTCCCGGCCGACGTCCACCTGGTCGGCAAGGACATCCTCCGCTTCCACGCCGTGATCTGGCCCGCCATGCTGATGGCGCAGGGCCTGCCGCTGCCCGGCAAGATCGCTGCCAACGGCTGGCTGATGGTCGGCGGCGAGAAGATGTCAAAGTCGAACCTGACCGGCATCAAGCCGCAGGACCTGACCTCGCACTTCGGCGTGGACGCCTACCGCTGGTACTTCCTGCGCGCGATCGCCTTCGGCCAGGACGGTTCCTTCTCCTGGGAGGACTTCTCCGCCCGGTACACCTCCGAGCTGGCCAACGACTACGGCAACCTCGCCTCGCGTGTCGCGGCGATGGTCGGCAAGTACTTCGGCGGCACGCTGCCGGAGGCGACGGCGGTGGGCGAGGCCGAGAAGGCGATCCACGCCCACCTTGCCAAGGCCGTCACGGAGGCCGACCGGAAGATCGGCGAGAAGCTGGACTTCCAGGGCGGCATCCTCGCCGTCTTCGACTTCATCAAGCAGGTCAACGGCTACATCACCGAGCAGGAGCCGTGGAAGGTGGCCAAGGACGACTCGCCGGAGGGCAAGGCCCGTCTGGCGACGATCCTCTACACCGCCGCGGAGTCGCTCCGCGCGGTGGCGGTCCTGCTGAACCCGGTCATGCCTCAGACGTCCCAGAAGCTCTGGGACTCGCTGGGGGCCGATGCCTCCCTCGGCCGCCTCGCGGACCAGAAGGTCCAGGAGGCGGGGGACTGGGGCCGGCTGCCGGCCGGATCGACGGTCACCAAGGGCGCCGTTCTCTTCCCGCGTCTCGAGGAGAAGCCGAGCGCGTAACACGCTCGCTACAGCGTGGGACCCGGGAGAAGGAGATCCTTCTCCCGGGCCCTCCGCTTTGCGAGGATCACAGGCGGGGCGGCCGTCCGGCCGCCGACGCACCATTGGGGGGACCACACCATGGCACTGTTCGGCAACGCGCACACCGTCGACCCGGCCCAGGCCCAGCAGGACTACGCCCGTCTGCTGGGTCACGGCGAGCAGGTGCACGCCGCCTACCTGCTGATCCGGGACACCATCCTGTTCACCGACCGCCGGCTGATCCTGGTCGACAAGCAGGGCATCACCGGCAAGAAGACGGAGTACCACTCCGTCCCGTACCGCAGCATCACCCACTTCTCCGTGGAGACCGCGGGCACCTTCGACCTCGACGCCGAACTGAAGATCTGGATCTCCGGCACCCCGGCCCCCCTCCAGAAGACGTTCACCAAGGGCGTCGACATCTACGAGGTCCAGGCCATCCTCACCCAGTTCGTCGCCCGCTGACCCACCCAGCGGCGCCCCACACGAAGGGGGCAGCACGCGGG
It contains:
- the metG gene encoding methionine--tRNA ligase gives rise to the protein MAATGSEKQGGKAFYVSTPIYYVNDAPHLGHAYTTVAGDVLTRWHRQRGEKVWYLTGTDEHGQKIMRTAEANGVSPQEWADKLVTEAWKPLWEHLEIANDDFIRTTQQRHTDRVQEFVQDLYDKGEIYKGGYEGPYCVGCEEYKLPGELLDGEGEYAGQKLCPIHKKPVETLSEENYFFKLSEYGDRLLAHYEANPDFIQPESARNEVVNFVRQGLQDLSISRSTFDWGIPIPWDEKHVIYVWVDALLNYATAVGYNENQEKFEATFPADVHLVGKDILRFHAVIWPAMLMAQGLPLPGKIAANGWLMVGGEKMSKSNLTGIKPQDLTSHFGVDAYRWYFLRAIAFGQDGSFSWEDFSARYTSELANDYGNLASRVAAMVGKYFGGTLPEATAVGEAEKAIHAHLAKAVTEADRKIGEKLDFQGGILAVFDFIKQVNGYITEQEPWKVAKDDSPEGKARLATILYTAAESLRAVAVLLNPVMPQTSQKLWDSLGADASLGRLADQKVQEAGDWGRLPAGSTVTKGAVLFPRLEEKPSA
- a CDS encoding PH domain-containing protein encodes the protein MALFGNAHTVDPAQAQQDYARLLGHGEQVHAAYLLIRDTILFTDRRLILVDKQGITGKKTEYHSVPYRSITHFSVETAGTFDLDAELKIWISGTPAPLQKTFTKGVDIYEVQAILTQFVAR